A DNA window from Arachis duranensis cultivar V14167 chromosome 3, aradu.V14167.gnm2.J7QH, whole genome shotgun sequence contains the following coding sequences:
- the LOC107478782 gene encoding kinesin-like protein KIN-14D gives MGSPKPISTGIYKNGFIVSIHGEVEAKHRLLLVQWISTLLPSLNLPINITDDVLRACLRDGIVLCQILNKLRPGSVPVVSEFDHEENLKSFLKAMDGLGLPQFSISDLEKGSMKVVVDCLLSLRAKSLQNVFWDNNSSTTNSKVGSPHGITAPSVPFPPSSETTTKHHRSLSSPFLTESPTSLLHQGHKFHEGFEVFQGKEESYADLSPTKISEMVKSVSLDNAPTQSLLGVVNGILEETVEKRNGEMPYRVACLLRKVSQELERRMSAQAEHSRTQSNLFKVREEKYQSRIRVLEALATGNNIEEDEAEKFAVEENKPDDRDFERSMKKQEDKILEISALTEDLETSKKALELKCSRLEVEAMEAKAEIEQKTKAYEQQLEEWRNKCKELESSYVSKYNKWNMKKNQMLNVVNFQSSNLEKMKLSWESIKQDVMQEQKVYAEECNQLGVNLKSLAHAAENYQVVVAENRKLFNEIQELKGNIRVYCRIKPFTAGAKEKQSIIEHIGEDNLVVANPSKQGKDALRSFKFNKVFGPEATQGSIVYTQGFLLSSDVYADIQALTRSVLDGYNVCIFAYGQTGSGKTYTMTGPTGATSENLGVNYRALNDLFRLSTSRTSSIEYEIGVQMVEIYNEQVRDLLFECCFLDLHTLGILTHSQPEGLAVPDASMFHVNAPSDVIKLMDIGLKNRAISATAMNERSSRSHSVVTIHVRGKDLNSGFTLVGNLHLVDLAGSERVDRSEVTGDRLREAQHINKSLSAFGDVIFSLSQKSSHVPYRNSKLTQLLQASLGGHAKTLMFIQINSDVNSYSETMSTLKFAERVSGIELGAARSNKESKDVKELMEQVASLKNSVSKKDEEIERLQLLHFKQLQRPSTSRSPRDESLRRTKSSIGGDKTPRESWSYTDADFDERSNNNSDYGYGSESSKSSDKMDKPKTLQRSVQSMKKASVRVPSPTKTQRDPPKMSPAPGIRKSASIGHLRQPGSKRWQ, from the exons ATGGGCAGCCCAAAGCCCATTTCTACTGGAATTTATAAAAATGGTTTTATAGTCTCTATTCATGGCGAGGTTGAAG CGAAACATCGATTGCTTTTGGTTCAATGGATATCTACCCTTCTTCCTTCACTGAACTTACCGATAAATATCACGGACGATGTCTTAAGAGCATGCTTGAGGGATGGTATCGTTTTGTGTCAGATACTGAACAAGCTTCGCCCAGGTTCCGTCCCGGTG GTTAGTGAATTTGATCATGAAGAAAATCTAAAATCGTTTCTGAAAGCTATGGATGGATTGGGATTGCCTCAGTTTTCAATATCAGACCTGGAGAAG GGATCCATGAAGGTCGTTGTGGATTGCTTGTTATCACTCCGAGCAAAGAGTTTGCAGAATGTTTTCTGGGATAACAATTCTTCTACCACTAATTCCAAAGTAGGAAGCCCTCACGGGATTACAGCTCCCAGTGTTCCATTTCCACCATCATCCGAGACGACCACAAAGCACCATCGTTCCCTGAGTAGCCCATTCTTGACAG AGTCACCAACTTCATTACTGCACCAGGGTCACAAGTTCCACGAGGGGTTTGAGGTGTTTCAAGGGAAAGAAGAAAGTTATGCAGATCTTTCTCCAACAAAAATATCAGAAATGGTCAAATCAGTCAGTTTAGAC AATGCACCAACTCAGTCACTTCTGGGTGTTGTGAATGGTATTCTTGAAGAAACCGTTGAAAAACGAAATGGTGAAATGCCTTAT CGCGTCGCCTGCTTGTTGAGAAAAGTTTCCCAGGAGCTTGAGCGCCGCATGTCAGCCCAAGCAGAACATTCAAGAACT CAAAGCAATCTTTTCAAGGTTCGTGAAGAAAAGTATCAATCCAGAATTAGAGTACTTGAGGCGCTTGCGACGGGAAATAATATAGAAGAGGATGAG GCTGAGAAGTTCGCAGTGGAAGAAAATAAGCCTGATGACAGGGATTTTGAAAGGTCCATGAAAAAGCAGGAGGACAAAATTTTGGAAATTTCAGCATTGACGGAAGATTTAGAAACAAGCAAAAAAGCACTTGAATTAAAATGCTCACGATTAGAAGTAGAGGCTATGGAAGCTAAAGCAGAAATAGAACAGAAAACTAAAGCATATGAGCAGCAATTAGAAGAATGGCGCAATAAGTGTAAAGAGCTTGAGTCTTCTTATGTTTCAAAATATAACAAGTGGAACATGAAAAAGAACCAGATGCTAAACGTTGTAAATTTTCAATCTAGTAACCTAGAG AAAATGAAATTATCTTGGGAGTCCATTAAGCAAGATGTTATGCAAGAGCAAAAGGTTTATGCAGAGGAGTGTAATCAATTAG GTGTAAATCTTAAATCACTGGCGCATGCAGCCGAGAACTATCAGGTTGTTGTGGCTGAAAATCGAAAATTGTTCAATGAAATCCAAGAATTAAAAG GAAACATCAGAGTGTATTGTCGCATTAAACCATTTACTGCTGGGGCCAAAGAAAAACAGTCCATTATAGAACACATTGGAGAGGATAATTTGGTTGTGGCAAATCCCTCTAAGCAAGGGAAAGATGCTCTCCGGTCATTCAAATTTAACAAGGTTTTCGGGCCTGAGGCAACTCAAGGTTCAATTGTGTATACTCAGGGTTTTCTATTGAGTT CGGATGTATACGCCGACATACAGGCACTTACAAGATCAGTTCTTGATGGATATAATGTATGCATATTTGCTTACGGTCAAACTGGTTCAGGGAAAACTTACACAATG ACTGGTCCAACCGGAGCAACTAGCGAGAATCTTGGTGTTAATTATCGGGCTCTGAATGATCTTTTCAGACTTTCCACAAGTAGAACGAGCTCCATTGAGTATGAGATCGGAGTTCAAATGGTTGAGATATACAATGAGCAAGTGCGCGATTTGTTATT CGAGTGTTGTTTCCTTGATTTGCACACACTTGGGATACTTACTCACTCGCAGCCAGAGGGATTGGCAGTGCCTGATGCAAGCATGTTCCATGTTAATGCGCCTTCAGATGTGATTAAGCTAATGGACATTGGACTGAAAAATAGAGCCATAAGCGCTActgcaatgaatgaaagaagTAGCCGTTCACACAGTGTGGTGACGATTCATGTTCGAGGGAAAGATTTGAACTCGGGTTTCACACTGGTTGGTAATCTTCATTTGGTGGATTTGGCAGGAAGCGAAAGGGTAGATCGGTCTGAAGTAACCGGAGATAGGCTTAGGGAGGCACAACATATAAACAAATCACTGTCTGCATTCGGAGATGTGATCTTTTCCCTCTCCCAAAAGAGCTCTCATGTGCCATATAGAAACAGCAAGCTCACTCAGCTACTCCAAGCTTCTCTTGGTGGTCACGCAAAGACGCTCATGTTTATCCAAATCAACTCCGACGTAAATTCATATTCCGAAACAATGAGTACTCTCAAGTTTGCTGAAAGGGTTTCTGGAATTGAGTTAGGAGCTGCACGAAGTAATAAagagagcaaggatgtgaaagAATTAATGGAACAGGTGGCTTCTCTGAAGAACAGTGTGTCGAAAAAAGACGAGGAGATTGAGCGGCTACAATTACTTCACTTTAAGCAACTCCAAAGACCAAGCACAAGCAGAAGTCCGAGGGATGAATCCCTCCGACGAACGAAATCCTCTATTGGAGGAGACAAAACTCCTCGGGAAAGCTGGAGTTACACAGATGCAGACTTTGATGAAAGATCCAACAATAATTCTGATTATGGTTATGGTTCTGAAAGCTCAAAATCATCAGATAAGATGGACAA ACCGAAAACATTACAAAGAAGCGTTCAATCGATGAAGAAAGCATCAGTCCGAGTCCCATCTCCCACGAAAACACAAAGGGACCCTCCTAAGATGTCACCAGCTCCAG GTATAAGGAAAAGCGCCAGTATTGGCCACCTAAGACAACCAGGTTCAAAACGGTGGCAGTAA
- the LOC107478763 gene encoding uncharacterized protein LOC107478763, which produces MMNSCRYQQSYEDMTMGMGGSLLCPKPRRLPLFTCPSPTSYHSPARADLLDIILPKGGCYPERTGDLVEVAAASPPFFCGSPPSRASNPVIQDEQFGNNGNFSPFTMPSSSPSSSSAPRSCVPMKFGHAPAAVRIVGFESLSRDRSNCSISAVA; this is translated from the exons ATGATGAATAGCTGCAGGTACCAACAGAGCTACGAGGACATGACTATGGGAATGGGAGGATCACTGCTTTGCCCTAAACCTCGTCGATTGCCTCTCTTCACCTGCCCCTCCCCCACCAG CTACCATTCACCTGCTCGAGCTGACCTTCTGGACATCATCCTCCCCAAG GGAGGCTGCTACCCAGAAAGAACCGGGGATCTGGTGGAAGTGGCGGCGGCGTCGCCACCGTTTTTCTGCGGATCTCCACCAAGCAGGGCCTCGAACCCTGTAATACAGGATGAACAATTTGGTAATAATGGGAATTTTAGTCCATTTACCATGCCATCCTCTTCTCCATCATCTTCATCGGCTCCGAGAAGCTGTGTTCCCATGAAATTTGGCCACGCTCCGGCTGCCGTCAGGATTGTAGGTTTTGAGTCTCTTAGCAGAGATAGGAGCAACTGCAGCATCTCTGCGGTAGCGTAA